A window of Ruania suaedae contains these coding sequences:
- a CDS encoding acyl-CoA carboxylase subunit epsilon yields MTGQNGTSNGNGHYAGIGEIPSDMVRVIKGAPDEAELAALVAGIVAARAAAAHEEIDDGARTAVWTDRAHQLGHPARPGRGSWRWSAIPR; encoded by the coding sequence GTGACCGGCCAGAACGGCACGAGCAACGGCAACGGTCACTACGCCGGGATCGGGGAGATCCCCTCGGACATGGTGCGGGTCATCAAGGGCGCCCCGGACGAGGCGGAGCTGGCGGCGCTGGTGGCCGGGATCGTCGCGGCCCGGGCGGCCGCTGCGCACGAGGAGATCGACGACGGCGCCCGCACGGCCGTGTGGACCGACCGCGCCCACCAGCTCGGCCACCCCGCCCGCCCCGGGCGGGGTTCGTGGCGCTGGAGCGCCATCCCCCGCTGA
- a CDS encoding sugar phosphate isomerase/epimerase family protein produces the protein MTAQTARIGVQLMTVREQVESLGLAPVLERLAGIGLANIEVSQVPLTAENVAVFERARDELGLGYAALSGTMEAGGGANPSLLEDYEHLRDTARRLGTERIRIGMLPLAALRDEQALVQFCRDAEAMARRLADDGIRLSYHNHHLEFAHLGGREVLETIRTEAPAMWLELDVHWVQRGGHDPVRTLQRFAGAVDLVHLKDFRVGLPAAEAFEALAAGDRSAVQQHLNQPVQFAEVGQGTLDWAAVVYAGIAAGAAHLLIEQDATYGRDPFESLAMSREHLAGLGFGEMFSGPSR, from the coding sequence ATGACCGCACAGACCGCCCGCATCGGTGTCCAGCTCATGACCGTGCGCGAGCAGGTGGAATCACTCGGGCTGGCGCCGGTGCTCGAGCGGCTGGCCGGGATCGGGCTGGCGAACATCGAGGTCTCCCAGGTCCCGCTCACCGCGGAGAACGTGGCGGTCTTCGAGCGAGCGCGTGATGAGCTCGGCCTCGGCTACGCGGCGCTGTCGGGGACGATGGAGGCGGGCGGCGGTGCCAACCCCTCCCTGCTCGAGGACTATGAGCACCTCCGCGACACGGCGCGCCGGCTGGGCACCGAGCGCATCCGCATCGGGATGCTGCCGCTGGCCGCCCTCCGGGACGAGCAGGCGCTGGTGCAGTTCTGCCGCGACGCCGAGGCGATGGCCCGGCGCCTGGCCGACGACGGGATCCGCCTGTCCTACCACAACCACCATCTCGAGTTCGCGCACCTGGGCGGGCGGGAGGTGCTGGAGACGATCCGCACCGAGGCGCCCGCGATGTGGCTCGAACTCGATGTCCACTGGGTCCAGCGCGGCGGGCACGACCCGGTCCGTACGCTCCAGCGCTTCGCCGGTGCGGTCGACCTGGTGCACCTGAAGGACTTCCGGGTGGGTCTGCCCGCGGCCGAGGCCTTCGAGGCGCTCGCGGCCGGTGACCGTTCGGCGGTCCAGCAGCACCTGAACCAACCCGTGCAGTTCGCCGAGGTGGGTCAGGGCACGCTGGACTGGGCCGCCGTCGTGTATGCCGGCATCGCCGCCGGCGCCGCCCACCTGCTGATCGAACAGGACGCCACCTACGGCAGGGACCCGTTCGAGTCGCTGGCGATGTCCCGCGAGCACCTCGCCGGGCTCGGGTTCGGGGAGATGTTCTCAGGGCCGTCGCGCTGA
- a CDS encoding DUF885 domain-containing protein, whose amino-acid sequence MTDPAGWRARTRTDEIADSYVRTLTGLSPMFATEAGLPGREDSLDDFSPAGHAAFTDAARATLAALDAIEPADDVDRVTQHAMRERLGLEIELAEAGEHLADLNVIASPLQSIREIFDLMPTDSSDDWRTIAARMRAVPAAVEGYVQSLHEGAAQGRMAAIRQVEAGITEAEGLAGDDSFWQQLADDAAVGGRIPPEDVQVALHEGALAARAGYAGLAHALRELAPLAPVEDAVGRERYERFSRTFVGAAVDLDETYEWGLSELESIVAEQQVLAERISGPGATIEQAMAELDADPARTLHGTDALREWMQATADEAVAALAGTQFDIPDPVRTIECCIAPTESGGIYYTPPSSDFSRPGRMWWSVPPGVTEFATWREKTTVYHEGVPGHHLQVGQTIHRAATLNDWRRMACWVSGHGEGWALYAERLMQDLGFLDDPADAIGMLDGQRLRAARVVIDIGVHLGKPCPEKWGGGTWDAEKAWPFLDANVNMPEGFKRFELNRYLGWPGQAPSYKVGQRLWEQLREETRAREGAEFDLARFHRRALDVGSVGLDTLRMALLG is encoded by the coding sequence ATGACCGACCCAGCAGGTTGGCGCGCCCGCACGCGCACCGACGAGATCGCCGATTCCTACGTCCGCACCCTGACCGGGCTCAGCCCGATGTTCGCCACCGAGGCCGGTTTGCCCGGCCGCGAGGACAGCCTCGACGACTTCTCCCCGGCGGGGCACGCCGCGTTCACCGACGCCGCGCGCGCCACCCTGGCCGCCCTGGACGCGATCGAGCCGGCCGACGACGTGGACCGGGTGACCCAGCACGCGATGCGCGAACGGCTCGGGCTGGAGATCGAGCTGGCCGAGGCCGGTGAGCACCTCGCCGACCTGAACGTCATCGCCTCCCCGCTGCAGAGCATCCGGGAGATCTTCGACCTCATGCCCACCGACTCCTCCGACGACTGGCGCACGATCGCCGCCCGGATGCGGGCGGTACCGGCCGCCGTCGAGGGGTACGTGCAGTCCCTGCACGAGGGTGCCGCCCAGGGCCGGATGGCCGCGATCCGGCAGGTGGAGGCCGGGATCACCGAGGCCGAGGGCCTCGCCGGGGACGACAGCTTCTGGCAGCAGCTCGCCGACGACGCCGCCGTCGGCGGCAGGATCCCGCCCGAGGACGTCCAGGTGGCCCTGCACGAGGGCGCACTCGCGGCCCGGGCCGGCTACGCCGGGCTCGCGCACGCGCTGCGCGAGCTGGCGCCGCTGGCACCGGTGGAGGACGCCGTCGGGCGCGAGCGGTACGAGCGCTTCTCGCGCACCTTCGTCGGAGCGGCGGTGGACCTGGACGAGACCTACGAGTGGGGGCTGTCCGAGCTGGAGTCGATCGTGGCCGAGCAGCAGGTGCTGGCCGAGAGGATCAGCGGGCCCGGTGCCACCATCGAGCAGGCGATGGCCGAGCTCGACGCCGATCCCGCCCGCACCCTGCACGGCACCGACGCCCTGCGCGAGTGGATGCAGGCCACCGCCGACGAGGCCGTCGCAGCGCTGGCCGGCACGCAGTTCGACATCCCCGACCCGGTGCGCACCATCGAGTGCTGCATCGCCCCCACCGAGAGCGGCGGGATCTACTACACCCCGCCCAGCAGCGACTTCTCCCGCCCCGGGCGGATGTGGTGGTCGGTGCCGCCGGGCGTGACCGAGTTCGCCACCTGGCGGGAGAAGACCACCGTCTACCACGAGGGCGTGCCCGGTCATCACCTGCAGGTCGGGCAAACCATCCACCGCGCCGCCACCCTCAACGACTGGCGCCGGATGGCCTGCTGGGTCAGCGGTCACGGGGAGGGATGGGCGCTCTACGCCGAACGGCTCATGCAGGACCTCGGCTTCCTGGACGACCCGGCCGATGCGATCGGGATGCTGGACGGGCAGCGGCTGCGCGCCGCCCGGGTGGTCATCGACATCGGCGTGCACCTGGGCAAGCCGTGCCCCGAGAAGTGGGGCGGCGGGACCTGGGACGCCGAGAAGGCCTGGCCGTTCCTGGACGCCAACGTCAACATGCCTGAGGGCTTCAAGCGATTCGAGCTCAACCGCTACCTCGGCTGGCCCGGGCAGGCCCCCTCCTACAAGGTCGGCCAGCGGCTGTGGGAACAGCTGCGCGAGGAGACCCGCGCACGGGAGGGCGCGGAGTTCGACCTGGCGCGCTTCCACCGCCGCGCCCTGGACGTGGGGTCGGTCGGACTCGACACGCTGCGGATGGCGCTGCTGGGCTGA
- a CDS encoding Maf family protein codes for MSAPTLILASASPARAALLRAAGVEPEIRPADVDEEALLAHATTSAGLAALPVPEAVALLARAKAEAVASRPATTARATGPEGEGHDGEAPSAVVIGCDSLLELDGTAYGKPREPAVARERWQRMRGRSGTLHTGHHLIYGEERAHAVSSTVVHFADLTDAEIDAYLATGEPLVVAGAFTLDGFGGAFVTGVEGDPHGVVGLSLPLVRVLLADLGLAWTGFWSARP; via the coding sequence GTGAGCGCACCCACCCTGATTCTCGCCTCGGCCTCCCCTGCCCGGGCGGCGCTGCTCCGCGCCGCCGGCGTCGAGCCCGAGATCCGCCCGGCGGACGTGGACGAGGAGGCGCTGCTGGCCCACGCCACCACCTCGGCCGGCCTGGCGGCCCTGCCCGTACCGGAGGCGGTGGCGCTGCTGGCGCGGGCGAAGGCCGAGGCCGTGGCGAGCCGGCCGGCGACCACGGCCCGGGCGACCGGGCCCGAGGGCGAGGGCCACGACGGCGAGGCGCCCTCCGCCGTCGTGATCGGTTGTGACTCGCTGCTCGAACTCGACGGCACGGCCTACGGCAAGCCCCGCGAACCGGCGGTCGCACGTGAGCGCTGGCAGCGCATGCGCGGACGCTCCGGAACGCTGCACACCGGGCACCACCTGATCTATGGCGAGGAGCGTGCCCATGCGGTCTCGAGCACGGTGGTGCACTTCGCCGATCTGACCGACGCCGAGATCGACGCCTACCTCGCCACGGGCGAGCCGCTGGTGGTCGCCGGCGCGTTCACACTCGACGGGTTCGGCGGCGCGTTCGTCACCGGCGTCGAGGGCGATCCGCATGGGGTGGTGGGCCTGAGCCTGCCCTTGGTGCGGGTGCTGCTGGCGGATCTGGGGCTGGCATGGACCGGCTTCTGGAGCGCGCGCCCATGA
- a CDS encoding acetyl/propionyl/methylcrotonyl-CoA carboxylase subunit alpha, with translation MSTSAAPEASTTRCGKVLIANRGEIAVRVARACRDAGLASVGVYADSDRDAQHVQLVDEAFALHGSRAAETYLDVNKILDVARRSGADSIHPGYGFLSENADFARAVISAGLTWIGPPPDAIDALGDKVSARHIAQRAGAPLVAGTPDPVADASEVHAFAAEHGLPIAIKAAFGGGGRGLKVARTAEEIDAMFESAVREATAAFGRGECFVERFLDRPRHVETQCLADNHGTVVVVSTRDCTLQRRHQKLVEEAPAPFLTPQQDAQLREASIAILTEAGYRGAGTCEFLIGTDGTISFLEVNTRLQVEHCVSEEIAGIDLVREQFRIADGEELGYTEVTTRGHSFEFRINGEDPFGNFLPSPGTVNTLRWPSGPGVRVDSGIVAGDTISGAFDSMLAKVIVTGATRTEALQRARRAIGETEVTGIPTVLPFFRAVLADAEFAADRLEDFGVYTTWIENEFASRLAAQAQAPASGAGPAPASPAEPEGEVERVVVEVGGKRLEVVLPAGLSIGGAGKAGKARRPARRSNGRSAAAAVGGNSLASPMQGTIVKVAVADGELVAEGDLVVVLEAMKMEQPLVAHRAGRVHGLSAAVGQTVSSGTVICQIDVMPESGD, from the coding sequence ATGTCGACGAGCGCAGCGCCGGAAGCATCGACAACCAGATGCGGCAAAGTGCTCATCGCCAACCGTGGCGAGATCGCCGTCCGGGTCGCCCGGGCCTGCCGTGACGCCGGCCTGGCCTCGGTCGGCGTCTACGCCGACTCCGACCGCGACGCCCAGCACGTCCAGCTGGTCGACGAGGCATTCGCCCTGCACGGGTCCCGTGCCGCCGAGACCTACCTCGACGTCAACAAGATCCTCGACGTGGCCCGCCGCTCCGGCGCCGACTCCATCCACCCCGGCTACGGGTTCCTCTCCGAGAACGCCGACTTCGCGCGCGCCGTCATCAGCGCCGGGCTGACCTGGATCGGGCCCCCGCCGGACGCGATCGACGCCCTCGGGGACAAGGTCAGCGCCCGCCACATCGCCCAGCGCGCCGGTGCGCCGCTCGTGGCCGGCACCCCGGACCCGGTGGCCGATGCGAGCGAGGTGCACGCCTTCGCCGCCGAGCACGGGCTGCCGATCGCGATCAAGGCGGCCTTCGGCGGCGGCGGGCGCGGGCTGAAGGTGGCCCGCACCGCCGAGGAGATCGACGCGATGTTCGAATCCGCGGTGCGCGAGGCCACCGCGGCGTTCGGGCGCGGGGAGTGCTTCGTGGAGCGCTTCCTCGACCGCCCGCGGCACGTGGAGACCCAGTGCCTGGCCGACAACCACGGCACCGTGGTGGTGGTCTCCACCCGGGACTGCACCCTGCAGCGCCGCCACCAGAAGCTGGTGGAGGAGGCACCCGCTCCCTTCCTCACCCCCCAGCAGGACGCGCAGCTGCGGGAGGCCTCGATCGCCATCCTCACCGAGGCCGGCTACCGCGGCGCCGGCACCTGCGAGTTCCTCATCGGCACCGACGGCACGATCTCCTTCCTCGAGGTCAACACCCGCCTGCAGGTCGAGCACTGCGTCAGCGAGGAGATCGCCGGAATCGACCTGGTGCGCGAGCAGTTCCGCATCGCCGACGGCGAGGAGCTGGGCTACACCGAGGTCACCACCCGCGGGCACTCCTTCGAGTTCCGCATCAACGGCGAGGACCCGTTCGGAAACTTCCTGCCCTCCCCCGGCACGGTCAACACGTTGCGCTGGCCCTCGGGGCCTGGGGTGCGGGTCGACTCCGGCATCGTGGCCGGTGACACGATCTCCGGCGCCTTCGACTCGATGCTGGCCAAGGTCATCGTCACCGGCGCCACCCGCACCGAGGCGCTGCAGCGGGCGCGCCGAGCGATCGGCGAGACCGAGGTGACCGGCATCCCCACGGTGCTGCCCTTCTTCCGCGCCGTGCTTGCCGACGCCGAGTTCGCCGCCGACCGGCTGGAGGACTTCGGCGTCTACACCACCTGGATCGAGAACGAGTTCGCCTCCCGTCTGGCCGCCCAGGCCCAGGCACCGGCCTCCGGCGCAGGCCCCGCACCTGCCTCCCCGGCCGAGCCCGAGGGCGAGGTGGAGCGGGTCGTCGTCGAGGTCGGCGGCAAGCGCCTGGAGGTCGTGCTGCCCGCCGGGCTCAGCATCGGCGGCGCGGGTAAGGCAGGCAAGGCGCGCCGCCCCGCCCGTCGCTCCAACGGGCGGTCCGCAGCCGCCGCGGTCGGCGGGAACTCCCTCGCCTCCCCGATGCAGGGCACCATCGTGAAGGTGGCCGTGGCCGACGGCGAGCTCGTGGCCGAAGGGGACCTGGTGGTCGTGCTCGAGGCGATGAAGATGGAGCAGCCGCTCGTGGCCCACCGCGCCGGCCGGGTGCACGGCCTGAGCGCCGCCGTCGGTCAGACGGTGAGCTCGGGCACGGTGATCTGCCAGATCGACGTCATGCCGGAGTCCGGGGACTGA